From one Azospirillum ramasamyi genomic stretch:
- a CDS encoding protein-L-isoaspartate O-methyltransferase family protein → MTDFAAARYFMVEGQIRPNKVTDHRLVDVLSELPREAFVPESARGVAYVDDDLPIGKGRFLLEPMVFARMLQAVAVQETDRVLDVGAAGGYSTAVLGRLAASVIGLDCDEGLTAAATAALAGQGITNAKAVTGPLAEGYAQNAPYDVIVIEGTVPEVPAALTEQLAEGGRLVAVVQGSGSVGEVRLFQRTAGIVSSRILFEAKPHALPGFEKKASFVF, encoded by the coding sequence ATGACCGATTTCGCCGCCGCACGCTATTTCATGGTCGAGGGACAGATCCGCCCCAACAAGGTGACCGATCATCGTCTCGTCGATGTCCTGTCGGAGCTTCCGCGCGAAGCCTTCGTACCTGAGTCGGCGCGTGGCGTCGCTTATGTCGACGACGATCTTCCCATCGGCAAGGGCCGCTTCCTGCTGGAGCCGATGGTGTTCGCCCGCATGTTGCAGGCGGTCGCCGTGCAGGAGACCGACCGGGTGCTCGACGTCGGCGCGGCCGGCGGCTATTCCACCGCCGTGCTGGGCCGTCTGGCCGCCTCCGTGATCGGGCTCGACTGCGACGAGGGGCTGACCGCCGCCGCGACCGCGGCGCTGGCCGGGCAGGGCATCACCAATGCCAAGGCCGTCACTGGCCCGCTGGCGGAGGGGTACGCCCAAAATGCCCCTTACGATGTCATCGTCATCGAAGGTACCGTGCCGGAGGTGCCGGCCGCGCTGACCGAACAACTGGCCGAAGGCGGACGCCTCGTCGCGGTGGTTCAGGGCAGCGGCAGCGTCGGGGAGGTCCGCCTGTTCCAGCGTACCGCGGGAATCGTGTCCAGCCGCATCCTGTTCGAAGCCAAGCCGCACGCTCTGCCGGGCTTCGAGAAGAAGGCGTCTTTCGTGTTTTGA
- a CDS encoding recombinase family protein: MLIGYARTSTLDQKAGIEAQARDLQAAGCERLFREQVSSVDVANREQLAIALDFIREGDALVVTKLDRLARSVAHLMTILDALKAKGASLRILNMGIDTSTPTGKLMLTMLGGVAEFERDIMLERQREGIAKAKAEGKYKGRKPTAQAKAEDVMALKVQGVGASEIAKRLGIGRASVYRILGADA; encoded by the coding sequence ATGTTGATCGGCTACGCTCGCACCAGCACCCTTGATCAGAAGGCCGGCATTGAGGCACAGGCCCGTGACCTTCAGGCGGCGGGATGCGAGAGGTTGTTTCGGGAACAGGTGTCCTCTGTGGACGTGGCGAACCGGGAACAGCTTGCCATTGCCCTCGACTTCATCCGGGAAGGGGATGCCCTGGTAGTGACGAAGCTCGACCGCTTGGCCCGCTCCGTCGCCCATTTGATGACGATCCTCGACGCCCTGAAGGCCAAGGGCGCATCCCTGCGCATCCTGAACATGGGGATCGACACCAGCACCCCCACGGGCAAGCTGATGCTGACCATGCTTGGTGGCGTGGCGGAATTTGAGCGGGATATCATGCTTGAACGACAGCGCGAGGGCATCGCCAAGGCCAAGGCTGAGGGGAAGTATAAGGGCAGGAAGCCCACGGCACAGGCCAAGGCGGAAGACGTGATGGCCCTGAAGGTGCAAGGTGTGGGTGCCAGTGAGATAGCCAAGCGACTCGGGATCGGCCGTGCTAGCGTCTACCGCATCCTTGGTGCCGATGCCTAA
- a CDS encoding DUF3102 domain-containing protein, whose product MLPTIAVDLPFLAREVNDAHAQTQYHAKGMLLEAKRAGEALVKAKGLCPHGTFKDWVQAHCRLSYRQATAYMRVAKLSKDADLRTFDGGIDAFLQTFATKRIKDPAPEFTHRDADYVLRIHVLAERGAEHERDVAADKLTQTAERFGMTAEAMVKQAHKLRPNNDLTDAEKEARTFEECLKAQASAFQEREAIFRELEEQFSNTPKEDLLRILTDLRIKGVW is encoded by the coding sequence ATGCTGCCGACTATCGCCGTAGACCTGCCTTTCCTGGCCCGCGAAGTGAACGATGCCCACGCCCAGACCCAATACCACGCCAAGGGGATGCTCTTGGAGGCGAAGCGGGCCGGTGAGGCATTGGTGAAGGCCAAGGGCCTGTGCCCGCACGGAACGTTCAAGGATTGGGTGCAGGCACACTGCCGCCTCAGCTACCGCCAAGCCACCGCCTATATGCGTGTCGCCAAGCTGTCCAAAGATGCGGACCTCCGCACTTTTGACGGCGGCATTGACGCCTTCCTTCAGACGTTCGCAACCAAGCGTATCAAGGACCCTGCCCCCGAGTTCACCCATCGTGATGCGGATTACGTTCTGCGCATCCATGTTCTTGCCGAGCGGGGAGCGGAGCATGAACGGGATGTGGCTGCGGACAAGCTGACCCAGACAGCCGAGCGGTTCGGAATGACGGCTGAAGCCATGGTCAAGCAGGCACACAAGCTGCGCCCGAACAACGACCTTACCGACGCCGAAAAGGAAGCCAGAACGTTTGAAGAATGCCTGAAGGCACAGGCTTCGGCTTTTCAGGAACGAGAAGCCATTTTCCGGGAATTGGAAGAACAGTTTTCCAACACACCGAAAGAGGACCTTCTTCGCATCCTGACTGATCTTCGGATCAAAGGTGTTTGGTAA
- a CDS encoding BRO-N domain-containing protein, translating into MRGVVPSLACCFPSQRLQKLLAPSLTHDAIDVGSSASASASASAGPISIRTVEIDGAPWFVGQDVAYCLGLNVHAGAGTYTRGISADEKCVVPRSNIDPIHVWPTHGLTVVSESGLYKVVMRSDKPEARKFQDWVTRDVLPAIRKDGGYMVCNRGRRMDALRDSLQRPRHRPPPM; encoded by the coding sequence GTGAGGGGCGTTGTCCCCTCCCTTGCTTGCTGTTTCCCTTCGCAACGCTTACAGAAGCTCTTGGCGCCCTCCTTGACGCACGATGCGATTGATGTTGGTTCCTCCGCCTCCGCCTCCGCCTCCGCCTCCGCCGGCCCGATCAGCATCCGCACCGTTGAAATCGACGGGGCGCCTTGGTTCGTAGGGCAGGACGTGGCCTATTGCCTTGGCCTGAATGTTCATGCAGGCGCGGGAACCTACACCCGCGGCATTTCTGCCGATGAAAAGTGCGTGGTCCCCCGTTCAAACATAGATCCGATACATGTTTGGCCGACCCACGGGCTTACCGTGGTTTCAGAGTCCGGCCTTTACAAGGTGGTGATGCGTTCGGACAAGCCCGAGGCCCGCAAGTTTCAGGATTGGGTTACACGGGACGTGTTGCCTGCGATCCGCAAGGACGGCGGCTATATGGTGTGTAACAGGGGGAGGCGTATGGACGCCCTCAGGGACTCGCTACAGCGGCCCCGCCATCGCCCGCCACCCATGTAG
- a CDS encoding tyrosine-type recombinase/integrase, protein MAYVEKRGQSLRVVVRVRGKVEAQRTFPLEAVEEARKWGEEQEAALGVVGRGRGGKRESVAPRRTLQDAPEPKAAADLPSSATGYPLTLREALTRYLTEESPKKKGHEQEKGRIGSWLALPLADKRMVDITTVELVEWRQAEEQRKGCRGLPISPSTIRNKLAILSAIYQHARSEWAMPDLHNPVRGVKLPKNRKGRDVRLTAIQREELWKELRNPIRKPYLYYIARLAALTAMRQGELWQIARWECWDKANVIHLTDTKNGDNRDVPLSTEAVKVLREWWGEQGRPTTGPLFPDVMRPGTVVRSYQKVIRAIRKRNPSFPHITFHDLRHIAATDLSKRLSNVLELSAVTGHRSIQVLKRYYNPDASELASKLG, encoded by the coding sequence ATGGCTTACGTCGAGAAACGGGGGCAAAGCCTGCGGGTGGTCGTGCGGGTCCGGGGCAAGGTCGAGGCCCAACGGACTTTCCCCCTGGAAGCCGTCGAGGAAGCCCGGAAGTGGGGCGAGGAACAGGAAGCCGCCCTTGGAGTCGTGGGGAGGGGCAGGGGAGGCAAGCGCGAGTCCGTGGCGCCCCGTAGGACGCTTCAGGATGCGCCCGAACCCAAAGCGGCAGCAGACCTACCGTCTAGCGCCACAGGCTATCCCCTGACGCTCAGGGAGGCCCTTACCCGCTATCTCACCGAAGAAAGTCCAAAGAAGAAAGGCCACGAACAGGAAAAGGGGCGGATCGGCTCTTGGCTGGCCCTTCCCCTGGCCGATAAGCGGATGGTGGATATAACAACGGTGGAGCTTGTGGAATGGCGGCAGGCGGAAGAACAGCGGAAGGGCTGTAGAGGGCTTCCAATTTCTCCTTCAACAATCCGTAATAAGCTGGCGATCCTGTCCGCTATCTACCAACACGCCCGTAGCGAGTGGGCAATGCCCGACCTTCATAACCCTGTCCGCGGTGTTAAACTTCCGAAGAACCGTAAAGGACGTGATGTCCGGCTAACGGCAATCCAGCGTGAGGAACTTTGGAAGGAACTGCGGAACCCAATCCGCAAACCCTACTTGTATTATATCGCCCGTCTTGCAGCGCTAACAGCAATGCGACAGGGGGAGCTTTGGCAGATTGCACGTTGGGAGTGCTGGGATAAGGCGAACGTAATTCACCTGACAGACACGAAGAACGGCGATAACCGGGACGTTCCCCTTTCCACGGAGGCCGTGAAGGTACTGCGGGAATGGTGGGGTGAGCAAGGTAGGCCGACCACTGGCCCTCTGTTCCCCGACGTGATGCGCCCCGGCACCGTTGTTCGCTCTTACCAGAAGGTCATTAGGGCAATCCGTAAAAGAAACCCTAGCTTCCCACACATTACGTTCCACGATCTTCGCCATATCGCAGCTACTGACTTAAGCAAGCGCCTTTCCAATGTGCTTGAATTGTCGGCTGTGACAGGGCATCGCAGCATTCAGGTGTTGAAGCGTTATTATAATCCAGACGCCTCAGAACTTGCATCTAAGCTAGGCTGA